The following DNA comes from Sander lucioperca isolate FBNREF2018 chromosome 2, SLUC_FBN_1.2, whole genome shotgun sequence.
TGGTCTTCCCCTAAATTAACAACTTTCTGGATGAACATTTTTGACACCATGAGCAGAGCCTATGAGCACATTATCCCCCCTAACCCTTTGTCAGCAATTTTTGGCATTTCCCCTGACGCTAACCTCCCTGTTGCACTGAGACGGGCCCTGGCGTTTACATCTCTGCTAGCTCGGAGACTGATCTTGCTCAAGCTTTCCCGCCCCCCCACACACAACCGCTGGATTAAAGAAGTGCTTGACAATTTGAAGCTTGAGAAGCTTAGATCTTCTTtgaaaggctctatctcgacaTTCCTAGAGACATGGAACCCTTTCCTAGAACTTGTTGACTCCCTCAGCTTATCTCCCGACTTGGAGGACTGAGCTCCTTCTGGACTGCTCCATTTGACGCCAGCTGGATCTCTACGCTGTCTTACCAGGACTTTAAGTTTGAAATGACCATATGGCCAAACCTAAAACAACTTCAACAACTACTGTACATAGTGAACACACAGACCACCAATAAAGAACAAGACCCTCAATCAGAACATAAATCAAAAATGTTATTACCTCTCCTGTTCTTATTTAAAAGAAAGCAATCATTCTGTTTCCCAATTCAGGTGTGTTGGTGTAGAAAAAGTGATCTAACCACTTAGATGTGGTAATCTTGAAATACTACCTTTTCACTGTGAAGCTTAGTGGATTTTGACATCAAATGCCATGTCTCCAATTAATTTAAATTAGGGATGTCTACTTTCCTGTAACAACTTGTATTTACACTTTTTCTGAAGCTTAATTTTGACAATAAAACTGAATAAACAGTTGGTtaagtgtgttgtttttgactacAATGCTCATACTTGGTCTTGACTGAAACTTGGATTAAATGTTTACAACTTTTTTGACAAATACCTTATTCATGACTAAAATGCAACGAATATGTTAACTATTTTTGTCGATGAAAATTGAGTAAAATTACTTTTTAGCCCACCAAAAATGACTCAAGACAAAAAGGATGAATGTTGACCAAATAGGACAAAACTCAGACTTTTGATTTCATGACCAAAACTCAGACTAACTCTAAAAAGAAAATTACCTAATGTTGTAATATACCAAAAGAGCAGTGCAGTTCAATATCCAGCCCTATTAATTTTTACTGTATGCATCTATGCAGGTGAAATGTCTCCCACCTTCTCATAGTGAGTCTCCATACACAAGAAGATGGTGTACGCTGTGAGGCAGGCCAGACAGCCTTCAACATATGACTGGCTTCCCAGTTTCTCCGCTTCAGCGTACAGGTTATTCAGTGTCTGCACCGTCTCCTCAAACTGCTGCTTGTCAATCTGccatggaaagaaaaaaagatcattAGACCATGCACGGAGCCAAGTGTAGATTTGGACAGATGTGTGTGAGAGCTTTCTGTCTCTGTTGGGATATATTATCGTTTCCTCCCATTTTTTCCATCTCTAGATAAATGAGGGTCTGTATTTTCTTGGACTGGTCATACATCAAGGGATTGCTGGGCCACCTTCCCACATTGAAAACACCTAGTGAAATTATTAGGATGCCTTGGCCAAATGCTCTGTGAATGTTTTCGGTTAATAACAGGACAAATGCACTGAAAGCAGGACACACACAGTGGCAATCCAGGCGGGATTCTTGATGGTTTCTCCTTCTCCAATGGCATAGGTACAACTTGAAAAAGATAAAGACGTGTCTCAGCTGTTCTGTACACTGCAGACAGCTTCTGGGATACAAACTGTAACACAGAATGGCTGATAATCAAAATGGTGTGTCTCAAGAATTCCTCAAATGAAGGGTTTCTGAAGGGAAGACTGATGGAGAGTGGAGAACTGCTGGACTCGAAGGCTGCTTTGACTGGGGTGTCGACACTAGTCCCATGCTGGAGTCCAGAATGGATCTGGTGATCGCTCTATGATGCTGAGGGAAAAAAGGAGCCTCCAGACCAGATGAGGAGCCAGCCAGGGGCCTCCTGAGCCTCTGTAAACCCTCCAATGCTCTGCTCCTTTGTGCCTGAGGAATGCAACAACAAGCTCCAACACATCAGTGGTCTTAGCCGTGTTTGATTACCGCCATTGAGAGCCTTTGTTCTCCTTCTAATTTTTCAATTCAGAGGCTGCGATTCAAACCACATTTCTCTGCCTGAGCATCTTTCCATTATGTCTGATGCAGCCATATTAGTATATCATATCTACCTGCCAAATACATTTAGAACACTGAGTGCTTTCCCAGTTATAATGGTATAATTCTCCAAAAGCATTAAAACAGGAAAGAGGTACCAAAAATAATAAAGCCCACAGCCTAGGATAATTATCTGCAAGAATGTGATGTTACAGCGTGCAAACCTCTGCAAATGAAGCTCTGAACTGCATGGCAAAATCAAACACGTGGGTAAAAAATGTTGGCTGAAAGGAACATAaggctttttttaacattaggaTTCTGCAAACATCCTCACAAATGACATAAATTACTGTAAAAATGGAAGCCACTAAACCGTTTGGCATTATATTGCATATTTCATAAACTGggcacagtaaaaaaaaaaatacctatgTGGGAAGAACTTTTGATAGGGGACCTAAGCTTTTACATCCCAGAGGGGAAGTATTCTTCATTGGTTTAGCAGTTCTgtgtgactatgtgtgtgtgtgtgtgtgtgtgtgtgtgtgtgtgtgtgtgtgtgtgtgtgtgtgtgtgtgtgtgtttgtgtgtgaactgaATCCTACCGGAAAACATAGGAGACCGTCCAATTGAGAGGGAAGTGCCAATAAACCACCAGTGAGTGATTGTGAGCGAGTGTTGTGAAGCTGCTCTTTTGTGGTGCATGCATTTTAAAACTGAAGCTTTCTGTCCTTAGAACTCTGAACTGTTTGGCTGGCACTGTCTTTAATGTGGCTTGGAGGCTGTTCAGTCTCAGTGGCCTGCTCTTCCTCCTTCACATCATTACCAGTGCCTGCTTTTAACCCACTTCCACCGTGGTTCACATAAGGAGCGTAGCGAGCTAATCACAAGGTCAAAATATAGCCATACTGATATATATACACTGCTGAAGGATTAAAATGTTAAGTATGTACACTAAATGTTTTCTGATTCATTTTACATCGATCTACAAATTAAGACACAATAAATGGTTTGGGTgggctaaatattttttttaaatgcctttttttcaagATGGGCTTAAATGGTACAGTGACCTAAAAAGCAGCTAGCGCAAGCCAACTTTGAATGAAAATACCTTGATAATTCTGAAAGTTTGGCAACAGAGGGATAACTATGATGGCAAGTTTACAGCATATTTAGGCTCCAGGCATAGCTTCataaatatatttcattttgatgTGAACGGTTACTGTTCACACCAAACTGTAGAACCATTTAAGCCCAGCATGTTCCATTTTAAGCCCATATCATGTGTTTCAATAGGAAATTCCTGAAATTATGAGTTTGATACATTTTCACTGTAATCCTGTGACTTTGATGTTCTTTTACCTTACTGACTTCATTAACAACAGTACATCACAGATCACACACTGGCCAGAAGTATTGTTATGTAacctaatttgcataataatttgtaTACAGTaagaaaaatgacaacaaaaaaggAAGAATTACAGTCTAAAATCATCGAGACATGTCACCTTTACCGCAGAGCAGGGTCTTGAAAGATTAAATGAAtgtgaaaagaagaaagcagcAAAACCAAAATGGCAAAAGAGAACGAAAACATCAAATACAGACAAGGAAGAACTTGAGACAGATGAATGTGAGACAGCTCAAGACAACTTCCCAATAGAGAAGGATGTGTATTACGCTGAGATGTTTACCAGACCAAATACATATTACATTGCACAAGCCCTGAACTCTTCAACAAGGGGAACGCTCTGAAGGGGAGAGATATGTCATGAAGTTTCTTTACAGAGGCCCAAACAATAGTTCCAATCTGCCTACACCAGAGAAGGTTGAGGATATTGAACGGAGGTTCATCCTTTGCCGGGCTAACCTGCAGGGTGCTGGCCCTTTTCACCTGGCAAACCACCAAGAAATTGAAATGCTGTACAAAAAGAAACTAAAAGCAATCAAAGTAGGCTAGGCTCTTCTTTATGAGCGGTTTTGCAAGTTATGTTTGATATCTGATGTTAAATCGTTATTAGTGCAGGTGATGAGTTGGCAAAAGCATgccaacaaacttttttttaaatacttaatgtaatgtaacgtaaATGTTAATGTAAGACAGGTTAATGACTTCAGTTAATGTTTCAGTGTCAGTGTTTTTACTACTTTAAAAATTGTTATATtatcaatataataatataataatatattatattatcatGAAACCTATGAATGTAGCTTACCAGAAAAATAATTGTAGTCTTATCTCTTGCTCACGAGCTGCTACTCAAGTTGTGTTTGTGGTTTGATGATGGTTGTTATTGGTTCAGGTGACAAATTGGCTAAAGCATGACAAacgtaaaatgaaaaaaaatttttttagaTACTTGTTAATGTAAGACATATTATTGAATAAATATTTggtcatttaaaataatattttttttatattttgtcaatCATTTTTGTGGGCTTAAATGGTGCCATGGTACCAATTAAGCCCATGCCAGACTTTTGACTTTATTCATAAAATATCTTAATTTTATATGATTAAAATATAcacaaataaatgaatgtatttTCAATTGAGAGTTTAATCTTACATTTTAACAAATGATTGTTAATAAACTATGTCagtatgtatgaaaaataacTGAACTCCGATTTTGGTGGGCTTAATGGGTACGTTTACcctaccagtccaatatgaaacacaacagaaaatgaaatgcCCATGGTATTGAAAAATACCAAGGGCTTAGAGGTGCGTAGAAATGTGGAATATGGAAAGTGTAGGCAATAGGGCTGTAAAGATACACCAAACCCACgattcggttcgtatcacgatTTTTGAACCACGATTCGATACAAACCTTGATTCTTTTGGGAGGGGgttggaggagaaaaaaaaagaaattgagaaaaaaaagatatttttattaaataacatttaaaaaacctGATAACTGAAAaccaaataacaataataactatGCAAATTATTAACAACATACCTAAGTAAAATAGATAAATAGTCAAAGCTATAAAacttctgttttctttgtaaCAAAATACTGttataattaaagctgcaagcagcgttggacgggcttTCGCACCTCCTTGCGCGTTGGGGTTACTGTGTATTTGCGCGACACAGCGTATACAGTGGAGTGTGCGGCGTTGGAAATGAGTGTATTGCAAATTTACAAAGTAGAGAGGGCAGGCAAACGGTCACCAATGAAAAGCAAACTCACTgcagagttcaatgatacctcacacaagagtcCACATCAAACGGGCCATTAGTTacaaaagggggcgtggctaaagcataggagtcggggcaaacctttaccaataaaaaaggaagtctctgctgagttcattgatacctcacatgagactctaccttaaacgggtcaccagttatgaaaaggggacatggcttaagcataggggggtcaaaccatcaccaacgAAGAAGGAACTctatgctgagttcaatgacacctcacacaagactaccttaaaacggttcaaatgttatgaaaggaggtgtggcctgagtaagtgggcgtggtttaAGTATAGGGACCGACTCAGtaacacatgtagaccacacattataagtttcatgtaaatcggatgatgtttgtcatataaggcggatTTCCTGTTGCCTGCGGGAAGCGCTAttaccaaaagtcaattttggcctatgGATGTCCTcaagcttttaataacttttcatcgttaAGGTCTTGAGATGGCACAAAATGaatttgaagtcgatcggattaaatctctaggaggagttcgttaaagtatagcaccttgacttttaggcctacttcctgttgccactagggggcgctatgactttgagtcaatatcggcctgtagatgtcctcaggggggaataaacttcaagacgtgacatgacctgtcctctggaggacatatccacaccaccgccgctccgtggattgttattgggatgattatcacagaagcctggctgaacacactcaccggacggcagctagcagctaagggctaacggctatcagggcaagctagctaccggcaggatcgagacatggaccagggtaggtgaatttaaacaatgtctgagttgaaaacgcatcttgttgacacgtaagggccctgttcaagtggcacagacatattaattgcattttgtgtctgttaagaggcacaaaggcactctaaaacttgtcccgaccactgccgttttagctcaggggacgcttgtagtacgtagctccagcttctccgtgttacctgcactgattcgggtcggggttttttctatcgaaagtactcgtgTAGCTATagtgatcaagattaacgtaaaaattggccggaattctcctttaaagaaGCTGGTCACTCTGTTTGTCACTGTTAGTAGATAATCCAGTCTGCAGAGTAGTTCATACACTTTGCTGACAAACCAGATGATTGTACAACAGTGGTCTTCATGATCAACCAAAGTTTTTGTATCATGTCTACACTTCTGTCCGTACTCGCacgctttttctctctctctttctatccctCCCCGGAGGAGTACATGAGTATGCTTAAAAGGGATACTTTGCTGATTAGCATTAAggtttgtatcagtagaaacccggcagtattttcgaatgaccgtgcttccctccctcatgtccccctgagacgagcTGTCTCTGGAttgtgtgtctggaaaaaagcctctgatgacgcaaaaatcgtcatttagcGTCAACGGAGGCATTTTTGGCCCgaggctatggactacagccatagtacagccagctagttctgcatgttttcaacccgcccatagggggtgggacccatggatgtattaagagaacttcAAAATagcgtcagccatcttgaagctaacAGGCTATTGCTCTGTGGAGAAAACTGAGTAATTACCTATACTTTAGTAGGCTAACCACGATGGCGGAAGGTAGTTTTGAAGATGATATGGCAGAAGGggataaatgtaaaatgtttgtctGGCAAAGACTTTTTCAGCAGCAACCttgcaattatgtgcattcaaactactgcACAGGTGTACCACTGGGATACTGgcacagatcggagaatatgcaggaaactttattacagacggaatactcgacacaccaCGCGACgcagaccagcacctcagcctgcggtgacGCTTGATGCCGCTAGCCGGGGAAGGGGACATCAAAAGCGGTGTGTGAGAAAGCGGAAACGCAGAACGAGGGCAGGAGttcgagctaggtggaaagctaacgctagccggccacccatcctgcttgcaaatgtccgctcattagacaacaaactggactacatccaacttcaacgaaactcccaacgcgagttcagagactgctgtgtttttgtggaaacgtggctgaacaacagtgtaccggactccgctatccagctaccaggcctgctagccttccaagcagatagagatgctgctctgtcgccgggtaagactcgTGGAGGTAACatggactggtgcagaaatgcggtgcttgtatccaacaaCTGCTcaccgctggtggagtttgtgactgttaaatgccgaccattctacatttcacgcaaattcacggctgtgtttatactcagtgtttacatcccaccaagcgctaatgctaccaatgcgctgaactttacggagctaTCATCCATCCGGATGGACTATTTATTGTTGCTAGTGATTTCAACCATGCAAATCTCAAGAAAGTTCTTATATTCTACCTTCACCTCACGGTGAatagtaattgcactttatgtatagtctataatgtgtgtgaactaaatgtagcctgtctcatatgtcgtttttatatattttaaatgtttaacaccacttgagccatggtgaaacgttgtttcgtttgactatatgcagtgtatatggttgaaatgacaataaaacccacttcACTTGACTGCACTCTGTaaccggtaggcgtggctttGGAGTGGCCTCGTAGGGAAGCGAAACAAGTGCATTCTaggagttgttgtctttcatccacatgagccaaaaatacattttctggtttTTCTCagtctagaaggcaccaacttctaaaaaaaaaaaattcatatttctactacataaattacccaatacatattcatctttccagtggtgaaatatccctttaaacattacattaatACACTGCCAAAACTCCAACATTTTGAGCAAGCTGTAGTTGCCAGATCTATTTTATAGTCAATATCTATAACCAAATCACACATCTTAATGTACCAATTGCCTACAAGTTTCAACGTACAGTTACCATTTGGACTCTGTAGCTGACTGGATTGAACTGGAACACTTGAAAAATGGTGCACACGCCATAAAATGATGTCACAACGGCTGTCATTTCCAGAGCGAAGGCTCGGCAAGCTATCGCAGCGCGTGGTTGTGCACCTCTGAATTTTTGTAACTACGCACCCACTGCGCTTTCAATTCAACATGGTCGGTTGGGAAGAGCAGGTTCGTCTGTATAAACTACAGACTATAGGGAGTCAAACAGCCTTAAATATGTGGTCAGAGAGAGAAACCACACTGGGATAAGAAGAAACATTTTGCTGGAGAAGTGTGGAAAAACATGAGAGATAGTTTTGTCAACGCTAAAAGATGGCTTCATGGAAAGAGTGTTCAGTGTCCAGTGTTACAGGCAGACAGTCATTTCGATTTGGAGGTAAACAACAGTCATGttaattagggctgcagctatcgattattttagtaatcgagtattctaccgattattccatcgattaatcggataagaaataatatacaatagtttggttgaattttcagaaaaagcaacattgttattgtctacattgcttacaatatcatccctcaaaaaactaaacatattaagtgcatttaagtgccatattacattgtttttaaagaaaacattttctgaaaagcaataacaacctcaaactaaggcatacattaaaacatacataaacattaccttaagttgtgcaacttaactttcagaactacaaatttcaacctgagactgatctgtatataggcctatatttaaatattagttctactcaacctattttcatttatatatttgattacaatgctacacaactctgttacacttatgctagtagatcgttgatcagctggtgcacaacaatcagctgtttttccgaagggagagtcaacaagtcggctctttagatcaaattgtggtcaccactacgtattttcttgtctttgtttttggcagttgttgtgtttggtagtttatatttcggctcccatgttaacaggttagcgcttacacactgcctgcgtgacacgcatgtctcaggcgcggctcgagccgcgccgaaaacgcctgcatgctagaaatagaaccgacggctatttttcacgcgacacgcaagcgtgttggaagcgtttccaggcaaaatagaataggaaaagatgtgtatatgtcattttgacacgaatacatattaataaatgacatgttgatgtttgaaagtctctaggtgtTGATATAATGCagatatacatatttttttggagccgtcaatactgccgacgttgtctttgctgtaatcagatcagtatgtatttatgtttaacatggtattttatgttatcaatgggaaacatacacgtgtacagacaaggctagcagcagcagcgccgcgtcagacacgtttctggtgtgtaaagacataaatCTACAAATCTAAAGTTACagttttcagagaaaaaacaCTCACCTTTATTGCTGTTGTAAATATCCATCTAGTTTAGTAATAAGGTAGCCTAGGTTTTTTGAATAACAGGTTTACATCCTCTCACATGTTAATctttcatttaaataacttaAACTCACCAATGGCTTGTGAGGCTACTTCAAGGGCTTGTAAGGGCTAGCTCTCTGGCCACTCAAGTGTTTTGCATATAATAAATTAAGCTAGTTGTGAGTTAACAATGACTACAGCCTCACTTTTAttttctcactgtctgtctctccctgaaAACGTGCAGCAGACGCAtgcaaataaaatcaaaataagTATGAGAGTATTTCTATTAAACAACATCAGGGACAGTAGCCTTGATTGTTTATGTTTACTTgttgtttctccggaaattcaaagacacgtcatggcggcttgttcagaatacgatctcatattgtactaaaatagttcaccgaaatgtgtttctgaaaacattttaagcgagaaataggccacgcagttgctgaatctgtcttcatttcagatcaacaaaggtcaatttaaaagatttgtcagatttcgagagactctagtcacgctcattccgctccccgtttccaggttagcactctaccaatcagatgggtcatttgagtccgactgtcggcagtgcccgccccgccgattatacatgtcaaatcggccaaaatgaaggacgacgggccctcggacggacgacggcacggaacacaccgaacagactcgagtcactgacctcgccagactgtccgacggccgattatcggctctgtgtgtccgggcctgaACACCAGTGTCCACAAGACAAGTCATAAAGCCATAATTTTACCAATTCAATGCGTTACTGTGATTGAACAAGTCATTCTGAACAGAACAGTGAAGAGGTGTATCCTACCCGGGTCTCCAGCTCAGAGGGGAACTTGGTTTGGA
Coding sequences within:
- the LOC116047665 gene encoding golgin subfamily A member 7 isoform X3; the encoded protein is MAETHSLQDMRQQAAVAAKVFIQRDYTKGTVCQFQTKFPSELETRIDKQQFEETVQTLNNLYAEAEKLGSQSYVEGCLACLTAYTIFLCMETHYEKLFG
- the LOC116047665 gene encoding golgin subfamily A member 7 isoform X2, whose product is MAETHSLQDMRQQAAVAAKVFIQRDYTKGTVCQFQTKFPSELETRIDKQQFEETVQTLNNLYAEAEKLGSQSYVEGCLACLTAYTIFLCMETHYEKQLFG